The Podarcis raffonei isolate rPodRaf1 chromosome 2, rPodRaf1.pri, whole genome shotgun sequence genome window below encodes:
- the TAMM41 gene encoding phosphatidate cytidylyltransferase, mitochondrial isoform X1 → MALQSSAVKFRRILAHFPQELSLAFAYGSGVFQQAGASAVETGNNMLDFVFAVDDSVTWHMMNLLKNRNHYSFLKYFGPKPISNVQNYGAGIYYNTLVPCNGRVIKYGVISTDVLIEDLLRWKTLYVAGRLQKPVKILTQNENVKLQAALTSNLKSAVTAAFLMLPESFSEEDLYMQIAGLSYCGDFRMIIGEDKSKVMNIVKPNMLHFQKLYSNILEDCPQVVYKHQQGKLEIDKSPEGQFAQLMALPRTLQQQITFLMDPPGKNRDVEEILLQVAHDPDCGLVVHQGISGIVRSSSLIQSAKTTLTAGIKKSVTYSMKKMYKMSKGWMRKT, encoded by the exons ATGGCTTTGCAGAGCTCGGCGGTGAAATTCCGCAGGATCCTGGCTCATTTCCCTCAAGAGCTCAGCCTAGCTTTTGCTTATGGGTCCGGGGTCTTTCAGCAAGCGGGGGCCTCTGCCGTGGAAACGGGG AACAATATGCTGGACTTTGTGTTTGCTGTTGATGATTCTGTGACATGGCATATGATGAACCTGCTAAAGAATCGTAATCATTATTCCTTTCTAAAATATTTTGGGCCCAAGCCAATCAGTAACGTCCAGAACTATGGAGCAGGGATTTACTACAATACACTAGTGCCTTGTAATGGCAGG GTTATAAAATATGGTGTTATTAGTACTGATGTTCTGATTGAAGATTTGCTTCGCTGGAAGACACTCTATGTAGCTGGACGACTGCAAAAGCCG GTGAAAATCCTTACTCAGAATGAGAACGTTAAGCTGCAAGCTGCCCTTACTAGTAACTTGAAGAGCGCAGTCACAGCAGCCTTTCTTATGTTACCTGAAAGTTTCTCTGAAGAGGATCTTTATATGCAGATTGCTGGGCTCTCTTATTGCG GTGACTTCAGAATGATAATTGGAGAAGATAAGTCAAAGGTTATGAACATAGTGAAGCCTAATATGTTGCATTTTCAGAAGCTCTACAGTAACATATTAGAGGATTGCCCACAAGTGGTGTACAAGCACCAGCAGGGGAAACTGGAG ataGATAAGAGTCCAGAAGGTCAATTTGCGCAGCTAATGGCTCTGCCAAGGACCCTACAGCAGCAAATAACTTTTCTCATGGATCCTCCGGGAAAGAACAGAGATGTGGAAGAAATTTTATTGCAAGTTGCCCATGACCCTGACTGTGGATTAGTGGTACACCAGG gcatTTCAGGAATTGTGAGATCATCCAGCCTAATTCAGAGTGCTAAAACCACCCTAACAGCTG
- the TAMM41 gene encoding phosphatidate cytidylyltransferase, mitochondrial isoform X3, whose product MLDFVFAVDDSVTWHMMNLLKNRNHYSFLKYFGPKPISNVQNYGAGIYYNTLVPCNGRVIKYGVISTDVLIEDLLRWKTLYVAGRLQKPVKILTQNENVKLQAALTSNLKSAVTAAFLMLPESFSEEDLYMQIAGLSYCGDFRMIIGEDKSKVMNIVKPNMLHFQKLYSNILEDCPQVVYKHQQGKLEIDKSPEGQFAQLMALPRTLQQQITFLMDPPGKNRDVEEILLQVAHDPDCGLVVHQGISGIVRSSSLIQSAKTTLTAGIKKSVTYSMKKMYKMSKGWMRKT is encoded by the exons ATGCTGGACTTTGTGTTTGCTGTTGATGATTCTGTGACATGGCATATGATGAACCTGCTAAAGAATCGTAATCATTATTCCTTTCTAAAATATTTTGGGCCCAAGCCAATCAGTAACGTCCAGAACTATGGAGCAGGGATTTACTACAATACACTAGTGCCTTGTAATGGCAGG GTTATAAAATATGGTGTTATTAGTACTGATGTTCTGATTGAAGATTTGCTTCGCTGGAAGACACTCTATGTAGCTGGACGACTGCAAAAGCCG GTGAAAATCCTTACTCAGAATGAGAACGTTAAGCTGCAAGCTGCCCTTACTAGTAACTTGAAGAGCGCAGTCACAGCAGCCTTTCTTATGTTACCTGAAAGTTTCTCTGAAGAGGATCTTTATATGCAGATTGCTGGGCTCTCTTATTGCG GTGACTTCAGAATGATAATTGGAGAAGATAAGTCAAAGGTTATGAACATAGTGAAGCCTAATATGTTGCATTTTCAGAAGCTCTACAGTAACATATTAGAGGATTGCCCACAAGTGGTGTACAAGCACCAGCAGGGGAAACTGGAG ataGATAAGAGTCCAGAAGGTCAATTTGCGCAGCTAATGGCTCTGCCAAGGACCCTACAGCAGCAAATAACTTTTCTCATGGATCCTCCGGGAAAGAACAGAGATGTGGAAGAAATTTTATTGCAAGTTGCCCATGACCCTGACTGTGGATTAGTGGTACACCAGG gcatTTCAGGAATTGTGAGATCATCCAGCCTAATTCAGAGTGCTAAAACCACCCTAACAGCTG
- the TAMM41 gene encoding phosphatidate cytidylyltransferase, mitochondrial isoform X2, which produces MALQSSAVKFRRILAHFPQELSLAFAYGSGVFQQAGASAVETGNNMLDFVFAVDDSVTWHMMNLLKNRNHYSFLKYFGPKPISNVQNYGAGIYYNTLVPCNGRVKILTQNENVKLQAALTSNLKSAVTAAFLMLPESFSEEDLYMQIAGLSYCGDFRMIIGEDKSKVMNIVKPNMLHFQKLYSNILEDCPQVVYKHQQGKLEIDKSPEGQFAQLMALPRTLQQQITFLMDPPGKNRDVEEILLQVAHDPDCGLVVHQGISGIVRSSSLIQSAKTTLTAGIKKSVTYSMKKMYKMSKGWMRKT; this is translated from the exons ATGGCTTTGCAGAGCTCGGCGGTGAAATTCCGCAGGATCCTGGCTCATTTCCCTCAAGAGCTCAGCCTAGCTTTTGCTTATGGGTCCGGGGTCTTTCAGCAAGCGGGGGCCTCTGCCGTGGAAACGGGG AACAATATGCTGGACTTTGTGTTTGCTGTTGATGATTCTGTGACATGGCATATGATGAACCTGCTAAAGAATCGTAATCATTATTCCTTTCTAAAATATTTTGGGCCCAAGCCAATCAGTAACGTCCAGAACTATGGAGCAGGGATTTACTACAATACACTAGTGCCTTGTAATGGCAGG GTGAAAATCCTTACTCAGAATGAGAACGTTAAGCTGCAAGCTGCCCTTACTAGTAACTTGAAGAGCGCAGTCACAGCAGCCTTTCTTATGTTACCTGAAAGTTTCTCTGAAGAGGATCTTTATATGCAGATTGCTGGGCTCTCTTATTGCG GTGACTTCAGAATGATAATTGGAGAAGATAAGTCAAAGGTTATGAACATAGTGAAGCCTAATATGTTGCATTTTCAGAAGCTCTACAGTAACATATTAGAGGATTGCCCACAAGTGGTGTACAAGCACCAGCAGGGGAAACTGGAG ataGATAAGAGTCCAGAAGGTCAATTTGCGCAGCTAATGGCTCTGCCAAGGACCCTACAGCAGCAAATAACTTTTCTCATGGATCCTCCGGGAAAGAACAGAGATGTGGAAGAAATTTTATTGCAAGTTGCCCATGACCCTGACTGTGGATTAGTGGTACACCAGG gcatTTCAGGAATTGTGAGATCATCCAGCCTAATTCAGAGTGCTAAAACCACCCTAACAGCTG
- the TAMM41 gene encoding phosphatidate cytidylyltransferase, mitochondrial isoform X4: protein MGPGSFSKRGPLPWKRGSLCCLLVFNMVQECLVIVIKYGVISTDVLIEDLLRWKTLYVAGRLQKPVKILTQNENVKLQAALTSNLKSAVTAAFLMLPESFSEEDLYMQIAGLSYCGDFRMIIGEDKSKVMNIVKPNMLHFQKLYSNILEDCPQVVYKHQQGKLEIDKSPEGQFAQLMALPRTLQQQITFLMDPPGKNRDVEEILLQVAHDPDCGLVVHQGISGIVRSSSLIQSAKTTLTAGIKKSVTYSMKKMYKMSKGWMRKT from the exons ATGGGTCCGGGGTCTTTCAGCAAGCGGGGGCCTCTGCCGTGGAAACGGGG ATCTTTATGTTGCCTTCTGGTGTTTAACATGGTTCAGGAGTGTCTTGTGATT GTTATAAAATATGGTGTTATTAGTACTGATGTTCTGATTGAAGATTTGCTTCGCTGGAAGACACTCTATGTAGCTGGACGACTGCAAAAGCCG GTGAAAATCCTTACTCAGAATGAGAACGTTAAGCTGCAAGCTGCCCTTACTAGTAACTTGAAGAGCGCAGTCACAGCAGCCTTTCTTATGTTACCTGAAAGTTTCTCTGAAGAGGATCTTTATATGCAGATTGCTGGGCTCTCTTATTGCG GTGACTTCAGAATGATAATTGGAGAAGATAAGTCAAAGGTTATGAACATAGTGAAGCCTAATATGTTGCATTTTCAGAAGCTCTACAGTAACATATTAGAGGATTGCCCACAAGTGGTGTACAAGCACCAGCAGGGGAAACTGGAG ataGATAAGAGTCCAGAAGGTCAATTTGCGCAGCTAATGGCTCTGCCAAGGACCCTACAGCAGCAAATAACTTTTCTCATGGATCCTCCGGGAAAGAACAGAGATGTGGAAGAAATTTTATTGCAAGTTGCCCATGACCCTGACTGTGGATTAGTGGTACACCAGG gcatTTCAGGAATTGTGAGATCATCCAGCCTAATTCAGAGTGCTAAAACCACCCTAACAGCTG
- the TAMM41 gene encoding phosphatidate cytidylyltransferase, mitochondrial isoform X5, whose amino-acid sequence MALQSSAVKFRRILAHFPQELSLAFAYGSGVFQQAGASAVETGNNMLDFVFAVDDSVTWHMMNLLKNRNHYSFLKYFGPKPISNVQNYGAGIYYNTLVPCNGRVIKYGVISTDVLIEDLLRWKTLYVAGRLQKPVKILTQNENVKLQAALTSNLKSAVTAAFLMLPESFSEEDLYMQIAGLSYCGDFRMIIGEDKSKVMNIVKPNMLHFQKLYSNILEDCPQVVYKHQQGKLEVSFCFQNSA is encoded by the exons ATGGCTTTGCAGAGCTCGGCGGTGAAATTCCGCAGGATCCTGGCTCATTTCCCTCAAGAGCTCAGCCTAGCTTTTGCTTATGGGTCCGGGGTCTTTCAGCAAGCGGGGGCCTCTGCCGTGGAAACGGGG AACAATATGCTGGACTTTGTGTTTGCTGTTGATGATTCTGTGACATGGCATATGATGAACCTGCTAAAGAATCGTAATCATTATTCCTTTCTAAAATATTTTGGGCCCAAGCCAATCAGTAACGTCCAGAACTATGGAGCAGGGATTTACTACAATACACTAGTGCCTTGTAATGGCAGG GTTATAAAATATGGTGTTATTAGTACTGATGTTCTGATTGAAGATTTGCTTCGCTGGAAGACACTCTATGTAGCTGGACGACTGCAAAAGCCG GTGAAAATCCTTACTCAGAATGAGAACGTTAAGCTGCAAGCTGCCCTTACTAGTAACTTGAAGAGCGCAGTCACAGCAGCCTTTCTTATGTTACCTGAAAGTTTCTCTGAAGAGGATCTTTATATGCAGATTGCTGGGCTCTCTTATTGCG GTGACTTCAGAATGATAATTGGAGAAGATAAGTCAAAGGTTATGAACATAGTGAAGCCTAATATGTTGCATTTTCAGAAGCTCTACAGTAACATATTAGAGGATTGCCCACAAGTGGTGTACAAGCACCAGCAGGGGAAACTGGAG GTCTCATTCTGCTTTCAAAATTCTGCATAG